One segment of Fuscovulum ytuae DNA contains the following:
- a CDS encoding Lrp/AsnC ligand binding domain-containing protein: MRCVFVQFRCTPGKTYEVADAIYNREVVSELYSTSGEYDLIAKVYIPDDEDVGHYLSSRLFDIPGIVRTLTTMTFKAF; encoded by the coding sequence ATGCGCTGCGTTTTCGTCCAGTTCCGTTGCACCCCCGGCAAGACCTATGAAGTGGCCGATGCCATCTATAACCGCGAGGTGGTGAGCGAGCTTTATTCCACCAGCGGGGAATATGACCTGATCGCGAAGGTCTATATCCCCGATGACGAGGATGTGGGGCATTACCTGTCGTCCCGGTTGTTCGATATTCCGGGGATCGTGCGAACGCTGACGACGATGACCTTCAAGGCGTTCTGA
- a CDS encoding quinone-dependent dihydroorotate dehydrogenase gives MTLLERAALSLLHRLDPEVAHGLSIKALQSGLAPGPGPVTSPGLATTMAGLSLPNPVGLAAGYDKNATALAPLSRAGFGFVEVGAATPRPQPGNPKPRLFRLTEDRAAINRFGFNNDGMEAIATRLAARTLGPVPVGLNLGANKDSADRAADFATVLARCGPHVDFATVNVSSPNTEKLRDLQGRAALAALLGGVMETRARLARPIPVFLKIAPDLTEADLAEIAEVALASGIAGIIATNTTLSRDGLQSPHRGETGGLSGAPLFEKSTRTLARLSQLTDGKLPLIGVGGISTPEQAWEKIRAGASAVQLYTAMVYEGLSLIPRIAQGLDTLAKKHGFARVTDATGTGRDRWL, from the coding sequence GTGACCCTTCTCGAACGCGCTGCCCTCTCCCTCCTGCACCGCCTCGACCCCGAGGTGGCGCATGGCCTCTCCATCAAGGCGCTGCAATCGGGCCTCGCCCCCGGCCCCGGCCCCGTAACCTCGCCCGGCCTTGCCACAACGATGGCAGGCCTTTCCCTGCCCAATCCGGTGGGCCTCGCCGCCGGCTATGACAAGAACGCCACAGCCCTCGCCCCCCTGTCGCGCGCGGGCTTCGGCTTTGTCGAGGTGGGGGCTGCCACCCCTCGCCCACAACCGGGCAACCCGAAACCGCGCCTCTTCCGCCTGACGGAAGACCGCGCCGCCATCAATCGCTTCGGTTTCAACAATGACGGGATGGAGGCCATCGCCACCCGCCTCGCGGCCCGAACCCTCGGCCCGGTTCCCGTCGGCCTCAACCTCGGCGCCAACAAAGACAGCGCCGACCGCGCCGCCGATTTCGCCACCGTCCTTGCCCGCTGCGGCCCGCATGTCGATTTCGCCACCGTCAACGTCTCTTCCCCCAACACCGAAAAGCTGCGCGATCTGCAAGGCCGCGCCGCCCTCGCCGCCCTTCTTGGGGGCGTGATGGAAACCCGCGCGCGCCTCGCCCGCCCGATCCCCGTCTTTCTGAAGATCGCGCCCGACCTCACCGAAGCGGATCTGGCCGAAATCGCGGAAGTGGCCCTCGCCTCCGGCATCGCGGGCATCATCGCCACCAACACCACCCTCTCCCGCGACGGCCTGCAAAGCCCGCATCGTGGCGAAACCGGCGGCCTCTCCGGTGCGCCGCTGTTTGAAAAATCAACCCGCACCCTCGCGCGCCTGTCGCAGCTGACCGATGGCAAACTCCCCCTCATCGGCGTGGGCGGCATCTCCACCCCCGAACAGGCTTGGGAAAAAATCCGCGCCGGGGCCAGCGCCGTGCAACTGTACACCGCCATGGTCTATGAGGGCCTCTCCCTCATCCCCCGCATCGCCCAAGGCCTTGACACGCTCGCCAAAAAACACGGCTTTGCCCGTGTCACCGATGCCACCGGCACGGGCCGCGACCGCTGGCTCTGA
- a CDS encoding DUF952 domain-containing protein: MLIYKIFRRPEWDAFRAAGETDGAPIDVTDGFIHFSTAAQVAETAAKHFATESDLVLVALNADTLGPALKWEPSRGGALFPHLYRRLTLADVIWDKSLPLGATGHIFPEGLW, from the coding sequence ATGCTGATCTACAAGATCTTCCGCCGCCCCGAATGGGATGCCTTCCGCGCCGCCGGTGAAACCGACGGTGCCCCCATCGACGTGACCGACGGCTTCATCCACTTCTCCACCGCCGCGCAGGTGGCGGAAACGGCAGCCAAGCATTTCGCCACGGAAAGCGACCTCGTCCTCGTCGCCCTGAACGCCGATACGCTTGGCCCCGCTCTGAAATGGGAACCCTCACGCGGTGGCGCGCTCTTTCCGCATCTCTACCGCCGCCTGACTCTGGCCGATGTCATCTGGGACAAGTCCCTCCCCCTTGGCGCGACCGGGCATATCTTCCCCGAAGGCCTGTGGTGA
- a CDS encoding bifunctional metallophosphatase/5'-nucleotidase: protein MRRIFLSGAAVVALSAGQAAAEYRLHVLHINDFHSRVEPISKSDSTCGAEAEAAGECFGGAARVATKIRELRDALTAAGENVIVLDAGDQFQGSLMYTTYKGSVEAEMMQAIGFDAMAVGNHEFDDGPDGLGGFLDKVTFPVTSGNLDVSGSAVLAGRVQDHLVLEVGGERIGIVSALATDTPETSSPGESVVFQDDIASLTADVAALEAEGVTKIIALTHVGLPRDQEIAAAVPGIDAVVGGHSHTYLSARDPARHGPYPTWVTRGESDLVPVVQAYAYGKYVGHLELTFDDAGRLVHAGGDTILLDASVTPDPAIVARVAELAGPIEELKNRVVAETAAPIDGARETCRAGECEMGNLVAEAMLDRVADQGVTIAITNGGGLRASIDAGPVTMGEVLTVLPFQNTLSTFEVTGEAIVAALENGVSQIEDGAGRFPQVAGLKYAFDPAAAPGARVSEVMVKAGADWAPIDPAATYKVVSNNYVRGGGDGYAMFRSAANAYDFGPDLADVAAEYLAKNLPYQPFTDGRITRK from the coding sequence ATGAGGAGGATTTTCCTTTCCGGTGCGGCGGTTGTCGCGCTTTCTGCCGGGCAGGCGGCGGCGGAATATCGGCTGCATGTGCTGCATATCAACGATTTTCACAGCCGTGTGGAGCCGATCAGCAAATCCGATTCCACCTGCGGGGCAGAGGCGGAAGCGGCTGGAGAATGCTTTGGCGGTGCGGCGCGGGTGGCCACAAAGATTCGCGAGTTGCGGGACGCCCTGACGGCGGCGGGCGAGAATGTGATCGTTCTGGATGCAGGTGATCAGTTTCAGGGCAGTCTGATGTACACGACCTATAAGGGGTCCGTGGAAGCCGAGATGATGCAGGCCATCGGATTTGACGCGATGGCGGTGGGCAATCATGAATTTGATGATGGGCCAGACGGGCTTGGCGGGTTTCTGGACAAGGTGACCTTCCCCGTCACTTCGGGCAACCTTGATGTGAGCGGGTCGGCGGTTCTGGCCGGGCGGGTGCAGGATCATTTGGTGCTTGAGGTGGGGGGCGAGCGGATTGGCATCGTCTCGGCCCTCGCCACGGATACGCCCGAAACATCAAGCCCCGGAGAAAGCGTTGTTTTTCAGGATGATATCGCAAGCTTGACGGCGGATGTCGCGGCGCTTGAGGCGGAAGGGGTGACGAAGATCATCGCGCTGACCCATGTCGGCCTGCCGCGGGATCAGGAGATTGCGGCGGCGGTGCCGGGGATTGATGCGGTGGTGGGCGGGCATTCGCATACCTACCTGTCAGCCCGCGATCCGGCGCGTCATGGCCCCTATCCCACTTGGGTGACGCGGGGGGAGAGCGATCTTGTCCCCGTGGTGCAGGCCTATGCCTATGGCAAATATGTGGGCCATCTGGAGCTGACCTTTGATGATGCGGGGCGGTTGGTTCATGCCGGGGGGGATACGATCCTTCTGGATGCCTCGGTTACGCCCGATCCGGCGATTGTGGCGCGGGTGGCGGAACTGGCCGGGCCGATCGAGGAATTGAAGAACCGGGTTGTGGCCGAGACGGCGGCCCCGATCGACGGGGCGCGGGAGACCTGCCGCGCGGGCGAATGCGAGATGGGCAACCTTGTGGCCGAGGCGATGCTGGATCGCGTGGCAGATCAAGGGGTTACCATTGCCATCACCAATGGCGGCGGCTTGCGCGCCAGCATCGATGCGGGCCCTGTGACGATGGGCGAGGTGCTGACGGTGCTGCCTTTCCAGAACACCTTGTCGACCTTTGAGGTGACGGGTGAGGCGATCGTGGCAGCCTTGGAAAACGGGGTGAGCCAGATCGAGGACGGGGCCGGACGTTTTCCGCAGGTGGCGGGGCTGAAATACGCCTTCGATCCGGCGGCAGCACCGGGGGCGCGGGTGTCCGAGGTGATGGTGAAGGCCGGGGCGGATTGGGCGCCGATCGATCCGGCGGCGACCTATAAGGTGGTGTCGAACAACTATGTCCGTGGTGGCGGGGATGGTTATGCGATGTTCAGGTCGGCGGCCAATGCCTATGATTTCGGCCCTGATCTGGCCGATGTGGCGGCCGAATATCTGGCGAAAAACCTTCCCTATCAACCCTTTACGGATGGGCGCATCACCCGTAAGTGA